A stretch of Paenibacillus peoriae DNA encodes these proteins:
- a CDS encoding carbohydrate ABC transporter permease: MNQLLKRKSKGDMWFDIVNYVMLTIVMLLVLFPLYFVLIASLSDPNLIYSGEVWFFPKGFTLDGYGRIFSDSSIWIGYANSILYASLGTLIGVAVTVCAAYPLARKGLAGKSVIMWFLLISMFFSGGLIPTYLLIKDLHMLNTIWALVIPGAGGVFNVIIVRTFFQSTIPDEMWEAASIDGCSNTRFFWSIVLPLSKSVIAVMVLYHVVGFWNGFFDALIYLNDESKYPLQLVLRNILVQNQANSSMMIDVESYAAKMRVTELIKYGVIMVSSLPLLILYPFLQKYFVKGVMIGSIKG; this comes from the coding sequence TTGAATCAATTATTAAAGAGAAAAAGCAAGGGAGACATGTGGTTTGACATCGTCAACTACGTCATGCTGACCATAGTTATGTTGCTTGTATTATTCCCGCTGTATTTTGTATTGATTGCTTCACTCAGTGACCCCAATCTCATCTACTCAGGTGAAGTATGGTTCTTTCCAAAGGGTTTTACGCTGGATGGATACGGGCGAATATTCAGCGATTCATCTATATGGATTGGATATGCCAATTCGATCTTATATGCGAGTCTAGGAACATTAATCGGAGTTGCCGTGACCGTATGTGCAGCTTACCCGTTAGCTCGTAAAGGACTGGCAGGAAAGTCGGTAATAATGTGGTTTTTACTGATTTCCATGTTTTTTAGTGGGGGGTTGATCCCGACCTATTTGCTGATTAAAGATCTTCACATGCTGAATACGATCTGGGCACTTGTTATTCCTGGAGCGGGAGGTGTGTTCAATGTCATTATCGTAAGGACTTTTTTTCAGTCGACCATCCCGGATGAAATGTGGGAGGCCGCTTCCATTGATGGTTGTTCCAATACCAGATTTTTTTGGAGCATCGTATTACCTTTGTCTAAGTCCGTTATAGCCGTAATGGTACTGTATCATGTTGTCGGGTTCTGGAATGGTTTCTTTGACGCTTTGATTTACTTGAACGATGAAAGCAAGTATCCATTACAACTGGTCCTTCGCAACATTCTTGTCCAGAATCAGGCCAACTCGAGCATGATGATAGACGTGGAATCCTATGCAGCGAAGATGCGCGTTACAGAGCTTATCAAATATGGTGTCATCATGGTATCCAGCCTACCGTTGCTGATTTTGTATCCTTTCCTGCAAAAATACTTTGTTAAAGGCGTGATGATCGGCTCGATCAAAGGCTAA
- a CDS encoding ABC transporter substrate-binding protein — MKLFKRAGILMLAGMFALSGCSGGGGESKNQTVNPDQDANFNKTGLPIVKEAVTLKMVSPKAALAPDYSKMEIFKRLEKQTNVKIDWENIPDTDFAEKKNLLLASGDLPDAFYGAGFTDYDLINYGKDGTIIPLENLIDKYAPNLKMLLDRRPDIKLAITAPDGHIYGLPSWEENKLDTNPFFHVINKNWLDKLGLKLPQTLDEYTQALIAFKTKDPNGNGKADEIPLSFMHMQWCSDIAGIFGAFGLPDNLEHRIVREGKVIFTATQPQYKEALKYIHDNWYKQGLIDPESFTQDAAQYLAKGKTPDETLGSYVWWEVEEVVGPERSKDYALLPPLKGPNGDQMIGRNNGGGPGRGSFVITKENRYPAMTMRWIDQQYDPYMAAQIHWGPLDVVFKKDEKGKLVNLPLPKGVSAGEFRQKVAPGTGNPGVITFDDFGKVVDMEPRAQKRAEYLEKYYTPYMKKENYASIFFEPDELDKINRIEPELIKYVNTQRGKFIVDGEVDEKWDSYVKTLEKMGLNELMEIYQKGLDRYNANLKNK; from the coding sequence ATGAAATTATTCAAAAGGGCTGGAATTCTAATGCTGGCTGGAATGTTTGCTCTTAGCGGATGTTCGGGAGGCGGAGGCGAGTCAAAAAATCAGACGGTGAATCCAGATCAGGATGCAAATTTTAATAAAACCGGTCTTCCGATTGTTAAAGAAGCGGTGACATTAAAGATGGTATCCCCAAAAGCTGCTTTAGCGCCAGATTACTCGAAAATGGAAATATTTAAGCGGCTGGAAAAACAAACAAACGTAAAAATTGATTGGGAAAACATTCCAGACACTGACTTTGCAGAGAAGAAAAATTTGTTGTTGGCCAGCGGAGATTTGCCAGATGCCTTTTACGGAGCTGGATTCACAGATTACGATCTAATCAATTACGGTAAAGACGGAACCATTATTCCGCTGGAGAATTTAATTGATAAATATGCGCCTAATTTGAAGATGCTTCTCGATCGACGGCCTGATATTAAACTAGCCATCACAGCGCCAGACGGTCACATCTATGGGCTGCCGTCGTGGGAAGAGAATAAGCTCGATACCAACCCCTTCTTTCACGTCATCAATAAAAATTGGCTCGATAAACTGGGCTTAAAATTACCTCAAACGCTGGACGAATACACGCAGGCTTTGATTGCCTTTAAAACGAAGGATCCGAACGGCAATGGCAAGGCTGATGAAATCCCATTAAGCTTTATGCACATGCAGTGGTGTAGTGACATTGCTGGCATATTCGGAGCTTTCGGTCTTCCGGATAATTTGGAACATCGGATCGTCCGCGAAGGTAAAGTGATCTTTACCGCTACGCAACCTCAATATAAGGAAGCATTAAAATATATTCATGATAACTGGTATAAGCAGGGGCTGATTGACCCTGAATCGTTCACCCAGGATGCCGCTCAGTATTTAGCAAAAGGCAAAACACCAGATGAAACGCTCGGCTCCTACGTTTGGTGGGAAGTCGAAGAAGTTGTCGGACCGGAGCGTAGTAAGGATTATGCTCTGCTGCCCCCGCTTAAAGGCCCAAATGGAGATCAAATGATTGGTCGCAACAACGGCGGCGGTCCGGGACGAGGTAGCTTCGTGATTACAAAGGAGAACCGTTATCCGGCAATGACGATGCGTTGGATCGATCAACAGTATGACCCTTACATGGCGGCTCAAATTCACTGGGGTCCGTTGGATGTCGTATTCAAGAAGGACGAAAAAGGAAAATTGGTGAACCTGCCGCTTCCCAAGGGAGTCTCCGCAGGTGAATTCCGTCAAAAAGTGGCTCCAGGCACAGGAAATCCGGGCGTCATTACTTTCGATGACTTCGGAAAAGTTGTTGATATGGAACCCCGAGCTCAGAAGCGTGCTGAGTATTTGGAGAAATATTACACTCCATATATGAAAAAGGAAAACTATGCGAGCATCTTCTTTGAACCGGATGAACTAGATAAAATCAATCGGATTGAGCCAGAACTTATTAAATATGTAAATACCCAAAGAGGCAAGTTCATCGTCGATGGCGAGGTAGATGAAAAGTGGGACAGCTATGTGAAGACACTCGAGAAGATGGGGCTGAACGAATTAATGGAGATCTATCAAAAAGGGTTGGATCGATATAATGCAAATTTAAAAAATAAATAA
- a CDS encoding PfkB family carbohydrate kinase: MLDVITIGEVLIDFTPSGRTTGGNEQFECNPGGAPANVAAALSRLGARATLISKVGDDQFGSLLHDTLMNGGIDVSALTFTDEANTTLAFVHLDDNGDRSFSFYRKPGADTYLRTQDVPFDRIENCHALHFGSLSMTHEPARTATRAAVVKAKEAGVLLSFDPNIRFALWESKEEAKQNILWGMKYADILKISEDELHFIMGTTDVEKGSLELQQQFGIAGIFVTLAEKGCYYRLADHDGYVPGFQVEATDTTGAGDAFLGCLLYKILKAGVYLNQLTKQQIIGMLTFANAGGALVTTRKGALQSMPTTDEITQIIETNKQHDDDRFRPGFHFSPHSHWLNDPNGLVYYEGVYHLFYQHHPYSNQWGPMHWGHAVSQDLVHWEHMPIALFPDEHGAIFSGCCVVDWNNSSGLFDGSHGLIALFTHADSCPETEQPRQRQSLAYSSDKGRTWHKYEENPILDEHDLVDFRDPKVFWHSPSASWIMALVAGDHVRFYRSDNLREWSLSGEFGKSEGSHDGVWECPDLFELPVDDSGHSKWVLIISIGDNPNCPEGSRTQYFIGEFDGNTFINDHPADHILWLDYGRDNYAGVTWSDIAEQDGRRVIIGWMSNWKYANQTPTGAWRGTMTLPRVLSLTSRDEGVVLTQMPVREIEQLRKGTLCWNEVKVTPEVPFTQKTNDVLLEIEADIDIRSEDEVHIKMKSSGQSETIIGYDPVRQWLFIDRSKSGLSDFHPSFACKHGARMVSENGKIKLHIWLDRNAVEVYANEGLVALTDQIFPDAPMDRIEISAKSGEVVVNSFYMHALNSIHIPNGPTEQTSRRVEV, encoded by the coding sequence GTGCTTGATGTAATAACCATTGGGGAAGTATTGATAGACTTTACGCCATCAGGTCGTACCACGGGAGGCAACGAGCAGTTTGAATGCAATCCTGGAGGGGCTCCGGCTAACGTAGCAGCTGCTCTATCCCGTTTAGGAGCTAGAGCGACATTGATTAGCAAAGTTGGGGATGATCAATTCGGTTCCTTGCTGCACGATACCTTGATGAACGGCGGCATCGACGTGTCTGCGCTTACGTTTACAGATGAAGCCAATACAACGCTGGCATTTGTTCATCTGGATGACAACGGAGACCGATCGTTCAGCTTCTACCGGAAACCAGGAGCGGATACATACTTGCGCACGCAGGATGTCCCGTTCGATAGGATTGAAAACTGCCATGCACTGCACTTTGGTTCTTTGTCGATGACCCATGAGCCGGCCCGTACGGCAACAAGAGCGGCAGTTGTGAAGGCTAAAGAGGCAGGAGTCCTGCTTTCATTCGATCCGAATATCCGGTTTGCTTTATGGGAGAGTAAAGAGGAAGCGAAACAGAATATCCTTTGGGGCATGAAGTATGCAGATATCCTGAAAATATCGGAAGATGAGCTCCACTTTATAATGGGTACAACTGATGTGGAAAAAGGCTCGCTAGAGCTGCAACAGCAATTCGGCATCGCCGGGATCTTCGTAACTTTAGCGGAAAAAGGCTGCTATTACCGATTAGCTGATCATGACGGATATGTGCCGGGTTTTCAAGTAGAGGCCACTGATACGACAGGAGCCGGCGACGCTTTTCTGGGCTGCTTGTTATATAAGATACTGAAAGCCGGTGTTTATTTGAATCAGCTGACCAAACAGCAAATCATCGGTATGCTAACTTTTGCTAATGCCGGCGGTGCATTAGTAACCACACGGAAAGGGGCTCTTCAATCTATGCCGACGACAGATGAAATTACCCAGATAATCGAGACAAATAAACAGCACGATGATGATAGATTTAGGCCGGGTTTTCATTTTTCACCTCACTCCCATTGGTTGAATGATCCCAACGGATTAGTCTATTACGAGGGAGTCTATCATCTGTTTTATCAGCACCATCCTTATAGTAACCAATGGGGACCAATGCACTGGGGTCATGCTGTAAGCCAAGACCTGGTTCATTGGGAGCATATGCCTATCGCTCTGTTCCCGGATGAGCATGGCGCTATTTTCTCCGGTTGCTGTGTGGTTGACTGGAATAATAGCAGCGGACTGTTCGATGGTTCCCATGGATTGATCGCACTCTTCACTCATGCAGACAGCTGTCCGGAGACCGAACAACCTCGCCAGCGGCAAAGCCTGGCTTACAGCAGCGATAAAGGCCGAACTTGGCACAAATATGAGGAGAACCCAATACTCGACGAGCATGATCTGGTCGACTTCCGGGACCCCAAGGTGTTCTGGCATTCGCCAAGTGCATCCTGGATTATGGCTCTTGTCGCGGGAGACCACGTTCGGTTTTATCGTTCCGACAATTTGCGTGAATGGTCGTTGTCAGGCGAATTCGGAAAGAGTGAAGGCTCGCATGACGGAGTTTGGGAATGCCCTGATCTCTTTGAATTGCCGGTTGATGACAGCGGACATTCCAAATGGGTACTTATCATAAGCATCGGAGATAATCCCAACTGTCCAGAAGGCTCACGCACGCAATACTTTATCGGAGAGTTCGACGGAAATACGTTCATTAATGACCATCCGGCCGATCATATCCTGTGGCTGGATTATGGCCGGGACAATTATGCGGGGGTCACCTGGTCGGATATAGCTGAGCAGGACGGACGGCGTGTGATCATCGGATGGATGAGCAACTGGAAATATGCTAACCAAACGCCTACCGGGGCCTGGAGAGGCACAATGACTCTGCCTCGCGTCTTGTCATTGACCAGTCGAGACGAGGGCGTAGTTCTGACCCAAATGCCTGTTCGGGAAATAGAGCAGCTGCGGAAAGGAACGCTCTGCTGGAATGAGGTTAAGGTTACGCCAGAGGTGCCGTTTACGCAAAAAACGAATGATGTTCTGCTTGAAATTGAAGCGGATATCGACATTCGTTCCGAAGACGAGGTTCATATTAAAATGAAGTCCTCTGGGCAAAGTGAGACTATTATCGGTTATGACCCTGTGCGCCAATGGCTATTCATCGACCGCTCGAAATCGGGCCTGAGTGATTTCCACCCGTCGTTTGCGTGCAAGCATGGTGCTAGAATGGTTTCGGAGAATGGGAAGATCAAGCTGCATATCTGGCTGGATCGCAACGCGGTTGAAGTGTACGCGAATGAGGGCTTGGTTGCACTGACGGATCAAATATTCCCTGATGCTCCGATGGATCGTATTGAGATAAGTGCGAAATCAGGGGAAGTTGTAGTGAACTCGTTTTATATGCATGCTCTTAACTCCATTCATATTCCTAATGGTCCAACGGAGCAGACATCCAGGAGGGTTGAAGTATGA
- a CDS encoding GH32 C-terminal domain-containing protein, whose translation MSHATDNRGLIMYWAFNEGTGTSALESVSQVQDNIQYVFNQAEFTQPCPPRWRQGVIGNGLLFDGYSTYIAHSFDEGNQNTEPEYRSALSIGVWVAPRSYEWGDDGKLSAIVNRYNLDRKQGYLLGMFRHGSWSFQVGLEGGDWKELWSPDGHELPKNEWSYVNAVFDGNQGEIKLYLNGSEIASAAVPRGSRLAEAADTDLLIGKNNHSSLLAEVFSLHMFSGIIDELKIYNRALSAEEVAASYRHVLDTFHEGIRPQLNYDEIKLDRTPLLLDRHRPQYHVSPPAHWMNEPHAPIYFDGQYHLFYQHNPQGPFFHQIHWGHWVSQDLVHWRDLPVALAPEKDQLAPDGIWSGSATYDADGLPVLFFTAGNDSASPNQSVALARSTYTLDGNPDLVQWVKHPEPLIVQKKGMGAFGDFRDPFVWKDDDGWYALVGSGIEGGAALAFASQDMLNWTYKGPFFKADIQKFPYLGPIWELPVLLPLGSDKQGVNKHLLLVSPVGKGADVEVFYWIGQLDKQNLSFIPDQEEPQLIDVGDFHFTGPSGMVDPKTGRNIVFTIAQGDRTSEMEYKSGWAHNGGLPLSVYLRDDGRLGIEPIQELQSLRGPKRLSLRDQSLAETNVQLRNVHGDMLEIQLELEPGSAKKFGIKVRCTPDGEEETLLYYDWNQALLMVDRSKTTLHPGEKCGGIQGGKLELLGENLKLHIYLDRSMVEAYASGLKSLTTRVYPSRMDALGLEIWGDGEPFVKSLDIWDMQSVW comes from the coding sequence ATGAGCCATGCAACCGATAATCGGGGATTGATTATGTATTGGGCCTTCAATGAAGGAACCGGTACAAGCGCTCTGGAGAGCGTATCCCAAGTCCAGGATAATATCCAGTACGTGTTTAACCAAGCGGAGTTTACTCAACCTTGCCCTCCACGGTGGAGACAGGGGGTAATTGGAAATGGGCTTCTGTTCGATGGTTATTCGACTTACATTGCGCATTCGTTCGATGAGGGAAATCAGAACACCGAGCCAGAGTATCGATCAGCGTTAAGCATAGGAGTATGGGTAGCCCCACGCTCCTATGAATGGGGGGATGATGGCAAATTGTCCGCCATCGTGAACCGCTACAACCTGGATCGCAAGCAGGGTTATCTGCTCGGCATGTTCCGTCACGGTTCCTGGTCCTTCCAAGTCGGGCTGGAAGGAGGAGACTGGAAGGAACTTTGGTCGCCGGACGGCCATGAACTGCCCAAGAATGAATGGTCATACGTGAATGCTGTGTTCGATGGGAACCAAGGGGAAATCAAGCTGTATTTAAACGGCAGTGAAATCGCTTCAGCTGCCGTGCCTCGTGGTTCCCGCCTGGCTGAGGCGGCGGACACGGATCTTCTTATCGGCAAGAATAACCATAGCAGCCTGCTGGCGGAAGTGTTCAGCCTGCACATGTTTAGCGGTATCATTGATGAACTCAAGATTTATAATCGGGCGCTGAGCGCGGAAGAAGTGGCCGCTTCTTATCGGCATGTGCTGGATACCTTTCATGAAGGTATCCGGCCACAATTAAACTATGACGAGATCAAGCTGGACCGAACGCCACTGCTACTTGATCGGCACAGACCGCAATATCATGTTAGCCCGCCGGCCCATTGGATGAACGAACCTCATGCACCGATCTATTTTGACGGGCAATATCATTTGTTCTATCAGCATAACCCGCAGGGGCCGTTCTTTCATCAGATCCATTGGGGACATTGGGTAAGTCAGGATTTGGTGCATTGGCGTGATCTACCCGTGGCCCTGGCGCCCGAAAAGGATCAGCTCGCACCGGACGGGATCTGGTCGGGAAGCGCAACCTATGATGCTGACGGACTTCCTGTCTTGTTCTTTACGGCAGGTAATGACAGCGCTTCTCCGAATCAGAGCGTAGCGCTTGCCCGAAGCACTTATACCCTTGACGGAAACCCGGATCTGGTTCAGTGGGTCAAACATCCAGAGCCGTTGATCGTGCAGAAGAAGGGAATGGGCGCATTTGGGGATTTCCGAGATCCATTCGTATGGAAGGACGATGACGGCTGGTATGCTCTGGTCGGGTCCGGAATTGAAGGTGGAGCAGCACTGGCATTTGCGTCACAGGATATGCTGAATTGGACGTATAAAGGGCCGTTTTTTAAAGCGGATATTCAGAAGTTTCCTTACCTTGGACCCATCTGGGAGCTCCCTGTGCTTCTTCCCCTTGGCAGTGACAAGCAGGGAGTGAACAAACATCTGCTGCTTGTCAGCCCTGTGGGGAAGGGAGCGGATGTCGAGGTGTTCTATTGGATCGGACAACTTGACAAGCAAAATCTTTCGTTCATCCCCGATCAAGAAGAGCCTCAATTGATTGATGTCGGGGATTTCCATTTTACCGGACCGAGCGGAATGGTTGATCCGAAGACCGGCAGAAATATCGTCTTTACGATAGCCCAAGGCGACCGGACCTCCGAGATGGAATATAAGTCGGGTTGGGCTCATAACGGAGGCTTGCCGTTAAGCGTGTATTTGAGGGATGACGGACGTCTGGGAATAGAGCCGATTCAGGAGCTTCAATCGCTGCGTGGCCCTAAGCGGCTATCGCTTCGGGACCAGTCATTGGCTGAAACTAATGTGCAGCTTAGGAATGTTCATGGTGACATGCTTGAGATTCAATTGGAATTGGAGCCCGGCAGCGCCAAAAAATTCGGAATCAAGGTCCGTTGTACGCCGGACGGAGAGGAAGAAACTCTGCTGTATTATGATTGGAATCAAGCGTTGCTCATGGTCGACCGCTCGAAAACGACCCTGCATCCTGGAGAAAAGTGCGGAGGGATTCAAGGCGGTAAGTTGGAGCTGCTTGGGGAGAATCTGAAGCTTCACATTTATTTGGACCGCTCCATGGTCGAAGCTTATGCAAGCGGATTGAAAAGCCTGACAACCCGGGTATATCCGAGCCGTATGGATGCTTTGGGACTCGAGATTTGGGGAGATGGAGAACCGTTTGTTAAATCCTTGGATATATGGGATATGCAGTCCGTTTGGTAA